One stretch of Janibacter limosus DNA includes these proteins:
- a CDS encoding AMP-binding enzyme produces the protein MGYRVSPVEVEDALAGTPGVGEVAVTALDVGDGVSVICAWVVPTEPDVDPVSLRGKVIDRAEERLAPYKRPREVRFVGALPRTANGKVVRRDLPALGGGGLADE, from the coding sequence ATGGGCTACCGCGTCTCCCCGGTCGAGGTCGAGGACGCTCTCGCCGGGACTCCCGGTGTGGGCGAGGTGGCAGTGACCGCGCTCGATGTCGGCGACGGGGTGAGCGTGATCTGCGCCTGGGTGGTCCCGACCGAGCCGGACGTCGATCCAGTGTCCTTGCGCGGCAAGGTGATTGACCGTGCTGAGGAGCGACTTGCTCCCTACAAGCGACCCCGCGAGGTGCGCTTCGTCGGTGCCCTGCCCCGGACCGCGAACGGCAAGGTCGTCCGCCGCGACCTGCCGGCCCTGGGTGGAGGTGGACTCGCCGACGAATGA